The proteins below come from a single Chryseobacterium capnotolerans genomic window:
- the rpsC gene encoding 30S ribosomal protein S3, translating into MGQKTNPIGNRLGIIRGWDSNWFGGNDYGDRIAEDYKIRRYLEARLSKGGISKIYIERTLKLVTVTITTARPGLIIGKGGQEVDKLKEELKKLTGKDIQINIFEIKRPELDAVLVADSISKQIENRISYRRAVKMAMASTMRMGAEGIKVQISGRLNGAEMARSESFKEGRIPLSTFRADIDYHWAEAHTTYGRLGVKVWIMKGEVYGKRELSPLVGQQKKGGQSDRGNRGGDRDNRRPRKNNNNNNNN; encoded by the coding sequence ATGGGACAGAAGACAAATCCAATTGGTAATAGATTAGGTATCATCAGAGGATGGGATTCTAACTGGTTTGGTGGAAACGATTATGGAGACAGAATCGCTGAAGACTACAAAATCAGAAGATACCTTGAGGCTAGATTATCTAAAGGTGGTATTTCAAAAATCTATATTGAAAGAACACTTAAATTAGTAACAGTTACAATCACTACTGCTAGACCGGGACTGATCATCGGTAAAGGAGGCCAGGAAGTTGATAAATTGAAAGAAGAATTGAAGAAACTTACAGGTAAGGATATTCAAATCAACATCTTCGAAATCAAAAGACCTGAATTAGATGCTGTACTAGTTGCTGATAGTATTTCTAAGCAAATTGAAAACAGAATTTCTTACAGAAGAGCTGTTAAAATGGCAATGGCAAGTACTATGAGAATGGGTGCTGAAGGTATCAAAGTTCAAATCTCTGGTAGATTGAACGGAGCTGAAATGGCAAGATCAGAATCTTTCAAAGAAGGAAGAATTCCATTGTCAACTTTCAGAGCTGATATCGATTACCACTGGGCAGAAGCTCACACTACTTACGGTAGATTAGGAGTGAAAGTTTGGATCATGAAAGGTGAAGTTTACGGTAAAAGAGAACTTTCTCCACTAGTGGGACAACAGAAAAAAGGAGGTCAGTCAGACAGAGGAAACAGAGGAGGAGACAGAGACAACAGAAGACCTAGAAAAAACAACAACAATAACAATAATAATTAA
- the rplV gene encoding 50S ribosomal protein L22, with protein sequence MGSRKQDSSIARKEANKDVVKASLNNCPSSPRKMRLVADIIRGEQVDKALYILKYSKKDASNKLEKLLLSAMANWQTKNEGADIEEANLIVKEIFVDSARQLKRLRPAPQGRGYRIRKRSNHVTLILGNKEN encoded by the coding sequence ATGGGATCAAGAAAACAAGATAGTTCAATCGCAAGAAAAGAAGCTAACAAAGACGTTGTAAAAGCTTCATTAAATAATTGCCCGTCTTCTCCAAGAAAAATGAGATTAGTTGCTGATATCATTAGAGGAGAGCAGGTAGATAAAGCTCTTTATATCCTAAAATATTCTAAGAAGGATGCATCTAACAAGTTAGAGAAATTACTTCTTTCTGCTATGGCAAACTGGCAGACTAAAAACGAAGGTGCGGATATTGAAGAAGCTAACCTTATCGTTAAAGAAATCTTCGTGGATAGTGCAAGACAATTGAAGAGACTAAGACCAGCTCCACAAGGTAGAGGGTATAGAATCAGAAAAAGATCTAACCACGTTACATTAATCTTAGGTAATAAAGAAAATTAA
- the rpsS gene encoding 30S ribosomal protein S19, which produces MARSLKKGPFIHHTLDKKVQANIESGKKTVIKTWSRASMISPDFVGQTIAVHNGKSFIPVYVTENMVGHKLGEFSPTRSFRGHGGNKNKGSR; this is translated from the coding sequence ATGGCAAGATCACTTAAAAAAGGACCGTTCATTCATCATACTTTAGATAAGAAGGTTCAGGCAAATATAGAGTCTGGTAAGAAGACAGTTATCAAAACTTGGTCTAGAGCATCGATGATCTCTCCGGACTTCGTAGGACAAACTATTGCAGTACACAACGGGAAATCTTTTATCCCGGTTTATGTTACAGAAAACATGGTTGGTCACAAGTTAGGCGAATTTTCTCCAACAAGATCTTTCAGAGGTCATGGTGGTAACAAAAACAAAGGAAGCAGATAA
- the rplB gene encoding 50S ribosomal protein L2 has translation MSVRKLKPITPGQRFRIVNNFEEITTNKPEKSLTVGIKKSGGRNQTGKMTMRYTGGGHKKKYRIIDFKRNKANVEATVKSVEYDPNRTAFIALLEYADGEKRYIIAPNGIKVDQKVISGESVEPNVGNAMKLKNIPLGTVISCVEMKPGQGAILARSAGSSAQLTSRDGKYAIIKLPSGESRMILTECYAMIGSVSNSDHQLTVSGKAGRSRWLGRRPRTRAVVMNPVDHPMGGGEGRSSGGHPRSRNGKPAKGYKTRKKNKVSNRYIVSKRK, from the coding sequence ATGTCTGTTAGAAAATTAAAACCTATCACCCCGGGACAGAGATTCAGAATTGTAAACAATTTTGAGGAAATTACTACCAACAAACCAGAGAAATCTCTAACAGTTGGTATTAAAAAGTCAGGTGGACGTAACCAAACAGGTAAAATGACCATGCGTTACACCGGAGGTGGACACAAAAAGAAATACAGAATTATTGACTTCAAAAGAAACAAAGCAAACGTTGAAGCAACTGTAAAATCTGTAGAATACGATCCAAACAGAACTGCATTTATCGCATTACTTGAGTATGCTGACGGAGAGAAGAGATATATCATCGCTCCAAACGGTATCAAAGTTGATCAGAAAGTAATTTCTGGTGAAAGCGTAGAACCAAATGTAGGGAACGCAATGAAGTTGAAAAACATTCCTTTAGGTACTGTAATTTCTTGTGTTGAAATGAAGCCTGGTCAAGGTGCAATTTTAGCAAGAAGTGCTGGTTCTTCAGCTCAATTAACATCTAGAGATGGAAAATATGCAATCATCAAATTGCCTTCAGGAGAATCAAGAATGATCCTTACTGAATGTTATGCAATGATTGGATCAGTTTCTAACTCAGACCACCAATTAACTGTATCAGGTAAGGCTGGTAGAAGCAGATGGTTAGGTAGAAGACCAAGAACAAGAGCGGTTGTAATGAACCCAGTAGATCACCCAATGGGTGGTGGTGAAGGACGTTCTTCAGGAGGTCACCCAAGATCTAGAAACGGTAAACCAGCTAAAGGTTACAAAACTAGAAAGAAAAACAAAGTGTCTAACCGTTACATCGTATCTAAAAGAAAATAA
- the rplW gene encoding 50S ribosomal protein L23 — MSVIIKPVISEKANYLTDLRGTYSFLVNPKANKIEIKKAVEAAYGVKVADVNTMIYAPKVSSKYTKKGLQVGKTNKLKKAVIKLAEGEVIDIFAVN; from the coding sequence ATGTCAGTTATTATTAAACCAGTTATTTCAGAAAAGGCTAACTACCTTACAGATTTAAGAGGTACTTATTCTTTCTTAGTTAACCCTAAGGCGAATAAGATCGAGATCAAAAAGGCTGTTGAAGCAGCTTACGGTGTAAAAGTAGCAGACGTTAATACAATGATTTATGCTCCGAAGGTTTCTTCAAAATACACTAAAAAAGGTCTTCAAGTAGGAAAGACAAACAAATTGAAAAAAGCGGTAATCAAACTTGCTGAAGGTGAGGTTATCGATATTTTTGCTGTAAATTAA
- the rplD gene encoding 50S ribosomal protein L4, translating into MELVVLNTSGKETGRKVTLDETVFGIEPNQHAVYLEVKQYLAAQRQGTHKAKERSEITASTKKLKKQKGSGSARYGDIKSPTFRGGGRVFGPKPRDYRFKLNKALKRLAKKSVLSQKMRDNSIKVLEDVSFAAPKTKDFINVLNALELNGKKSLFVLPEANKNVYLSSRNLPKTKVMNFNEISSYDLVNAGEIIFFEGAVEKFQENLKK; encoded by the coding sequence ATGGAACTAGTAGTATTAAATACATCAGGAAAAGAGACCGGAAGAAAAGTAACTCTAGACGAAACAGTATTCGGAATTGAGCCAAATCAGCACGCGGTTTACTTAGAAGTTAAACAGTACCTTGCTGCACAAAGACAAGGAACTCATAAAGCAAAAGAAAGAAGCGAAATTACTGCTTCTACTAAAAAGCTTAAGAAGCAAAAAGGATCTGGATCTGCTAGATATGGTGATATTAAATCTCCAACTTTCAGAGGTGGAGGTAGAGTATTCGGACCAAAACCAAGAGACTACAGATTCAAATTGAATAAAGCTCTTAAGAGATTAGCTAAAAAATCTGTTTTATCTCAGAAAATGAGAGACAACAGCATTAAAGTTTTAGAAGATGTGAGCTTTGCTGCTCCTAAGACTAAAGATTTTATCAATGTATTAAACGCATTGGAACTTAACGGTAAAAAATCTTTATTCGTTCTTCCTGAAGCTAACAAGAATGTGTATTTATCTTCAAGAAACTTACCTAAAACTAAAGTAATGAACTTCAACGAGATCAGTTCTTACGACTTAGTTAACGCTGGTGAGATCATTTTCTTCGAAGGTGCAGTTGAAAAATTCCAGGAAAATTTAAAGAAATAA
- the rplC gene encoding 50S ribosomal protein L3 — protein sequence MSGIIGKKIGMTSLFNEEGKNIPCTVIQAGPCSILQVRTLENDGYTAVQLGFDDKSEKNVGKALAGHFKKAGSAPKAKLVEFHDGFTDAKVGEEVNVQLFIEGEYVDVTGTSKGKGFQGVVKRHGFGGVMQATHGQHNRLRAPGSIGAGSDPSRVFKGMRMAGRMGGKQVTVQNLQVLKVDQEQNLLVVKGAVPGAKNSYVIIRKWN from the coding sequence ATGTCAGGTATTATTGGTAAAAAAATCGGTATGACATCTTTGTTTAACGAAGAAGGGAAAAACATTCCTTGTACAGTTATTCAAGCTGGTCCATGCTCGATTTTACAGGTCAGAACCTTAGAAAACGACGGTTATACAGCTGTGCAGTTAGGTTTCGATGACAAGAGTGAGAAGAACGTTGGTAAAGCGTTAGCTGGCCATTTTAAAAAGGCTGGTTCTGCTCCTAAAGCTAAATTGGTAGAATTCCACGATGGATTCACAGATGCTAAAGTAGGAGAGGAAGTAAATGTTCAACTATTCATCGAAGGTGAATATGTAGACGTAACAGGAACTTCAAAAGGTAAAGGTTTCCAAGGTGTTGTTAAAAGACACGGATTTGGAGGTGTAATGCAGGCAACTCATGGTCAGCACAACAGACTTAGAGCTCCAGGTTCTATCGGTGCTGGATCTGACCCTTCAAGAGTATTCAAAGGGATGAGAATGGCTGGAAGAATGGGAGGTAAGCAGGTAACTGTTCAAAACCTTCAAGTGTTAAAAGTTGATCAAGAACAAAATCTTTTAGTAGTAAAAGGTGCTGTTCCGGGAGCTAAAAATTCTTATGTAATTATCAGAAAATGGAACTAG
- a CDS encoding tetratricopeptide repeat protein, whose translation MNKKLLIIIGYILLTPFMYGQGDTKDEKVRQLFLSAWQTFQKQDYKASIKSLIEATQLKPTDSIYNLLGTAYAYNEEYDKSIIAYDKAIEMNPKYASAYRGKGLVYTKKQNQEEVFKNFSKAIEADPQYTEAYIDRSTYYITINQPENALADINKAIELNSKNSSAYYGRGTIYAALNRFDEAFKDVDKSIELNPNSDNVEAYKVRGNLYFLKKDLSNAISDLSKVIEMNPKDPGIYNNRGGLYYHNGEYKKAIQDFNKDLADNNQNMGSYFLRGSSYMKLKMYKEALADFNKAIEIFPEYKGAYYSRADLYKLLKKEDLANADMKRAKELEMNEPEKQ comes from the coding sequence ATGAATAAAAAATTATTAATCATCATCGGATACATTCTCCTTACTCCATTCATGTATGGACAGGGAGATACAAAAGATGAAAAAGTAAGACAGCTTTTCTTATCTGCATGGCAAACATTCCAGAAACAGGATTACAAAGCTTCCATAAAAAGTTTGATAGAAGCGACACAATTAAAGCCAACGGATAGTATTTATAATCTTTTAGGAACTGCCTATGCTTACAATGAAGAATATGACAAGAGTATAATTGCTTATGACAAAGCCATTGAAATGAATCCCAAATACGCCAGTGCATACCGTGGAAAAGGCCTGGTTTATACAAAAAAACAAAATCAGGAAGAAGTATTTAAAAATTTTTCGAAGGCCATAGAAGCAGACCCACAATATACAGAAGCCTATATTGACAGGAGCACTTACTATATAACCATAAACCAACCAGAGAATGCTCTAGCAGACATTAATAAAGCGATTGAACTCAACAGTAAAAATAGCTCAGCCTATTATGGACGCGGAACTATTTATGCAGCACTGAACCGTTTTGATGAAGCTTTCAAAGATGTAGACAAATCCATAGAGTTAAATCCAAATAGCGATAATGTAGAAGCCTATAAAGTAAGAGGCAATCTTTATTTCCTTAAAAAGGATTTGAGCAATGCTATTAGTGATCTTTCCAAAGTTATAGAGATGAATCCAAAAGATCCGGGAATTTATAACAACAGAGGAGGTCTTTATTATCACAATGGAGAATACAAAAAGGCAATTCAGGATTTCAATAAGGATCTTGCCGATAATAACCAAAACATGGGAAGCTATTTCTTGCGGGGAAGTTCTTATATGAAATTAAAAATGTATAAAGAGGCATTAGCTGATTTCAATAAGGCCATAGAAATTTTCCCGGAATATAAAGGCGCTTATTACAGCAGAGCAGATTTGTATAAGTTATTAAAAAAAGAAGATCTCGCCAATGCCGATATGAAAAGAGCCAAAGAACTTGAAATGAATGAACCTGAGAAACAATAA
- a CDS encoding DeoR/GlpR family DNA-binding transcription regulator has protein sequence MEKLIPRQDEILKELDEKGHVLVQDLCEKLNVSSVTIRKDLNYLESLGLLFRNHGGASKQVRYAYEKNVVEKENINVEAKQAIAKAALSLIQENDCIILASGTTMHYLARMLLNFGPLTVLTSSLRVAIELCNNPNINVIQLGGEVRKSSTSIVGSISEGILKQFSCNKLFLGVDGIDPEFGISTSNAAEAHLNQVMIECADQTVILADSSKLNKKGFGKIASLDKIDYLITDNAITDEDKTILEESGVRVLNG, from the coding sequence ATGGAGAAGCTAATTCCAAGGCAGGATGAAATATTGAAAGAACTGGACGAAAAAGGACATGTTCTTGTTCAGGATCTATGTGAAAAACTGAATGTCTCTTCAGTTACGATACGAAAGGATTTGAACTATCTCGAAAGTTTAGGTCTTCTTTTTAGAAATCACGGAGGAGCGAGCAAGCAGGTAAGATATGCTTACGAAAAAAATGTGGTAGAGAAAGAAAATATTAATGTAGAAGCCAAGCAGGCTATTGCCAAAGCAGCGCTTTCATTGATTCAGGAAAACGATTGTATTATTTTGGCATCCGGAACTACCATGCACTACCTGGCAAGAATGTTGCTGAACTTCGGTCCGCTTACGGTCTTAACTTCCTCTTTGAGGGTAGCTATTGAACTTTGTAATAATCCTAATATTAATGTAATCCAGTTAGGAGGTGAGGTGAGAAAAAGCTCAACTTCAATTGTAGGATCTATTTCAGAAGGGATCCTTAAGCAATTTTCCTGTAATAAACTTTTTCTTGGAGTGGATGGCATAGACCCTGAATTTGGGATTAGTACTTCCAATGCTGCAGAAGCCCATCTTAATCAGGTGATGATTGAATGCGCTGATCAGACTGTTATCCTTGCGGATTCATCAAAGCTTAACAAGAAGGGGTTTGGTAAAATAGCTTCATTGGATAAGATAGATTACCTGATAACTGATAATGCTATAACGGATGAAGATAAAACTATATTAGAAGAATCGGGAGTTAGAGTGCTAAATGGTTGA
- a CDS encoding glycerol-3-phosphate dehydrogenase/oxidase, which yields MKRNEELSKLTNVKEWDFIVIGGGASGLGSALDAVSRGFKTLLLESHDFAKATSSRSTKLVHGGVRYLAQGDVGLVKEALKERGLLAKNAAHIVKNQSFIIPNYTWWGGIYYKIGLSVYDFLAGKLSLGKTKYISKSKTIEKLPTIEQNHLASGVVYQDGQFDDARLAINLTQTIIEKGGSAVNYVKVVNLLKDGKNKIIGVVAEDQFSKQQYQIHGKVVINATGVFTNDILNMNNPKHGKMVVPSQGIHLVLDKSFLKSDDAIMIPKTSDGRVLFVVPWHDRALVGTTDTLLESESFEPRALEEEINFVLNTARQYLSKKPTREDVKSVFAGLRPLAAPKDGSKNTKEVSRSHKVIASDTGLVSIIGGKWTTYRKMAEDTIDKAMQVHKLGNTTSKTENMSIHGNVKPEQVDRTNHLYVYGSDIPAIKALQESNPRFSQKIHPDHPFTVAEVVWAARNEMAETIEDVLARRARLLFLDARAAIDSAHNVARIIAEEKGYSEEWAQEQENEFIELAKGYLLTPYSPKVINLN from the coding sequence ATGAAACGAAACGAAGAACTCAGTAAATTAACCAATGTAAAAGAATGGGACTTTATAGTCATAGGAGGGGGAGCCAGTGGTTTAGGTTCAGCATTAGACGCAGTAAGCAGAGGATTCAAAACTTTATTGCTTGAATCTCATGACTTTGCGAAAGCAACTTCCAGCAGAAGTACCAAACTGGTACATGGCGGAGTAAGATATTTAGCACAAGGAGATGTAGGTTTAGTGAAAGAAGCATTGAAGGAAAGAGGGCTGTTGGCCAAAAATGCAGCACATATTGTAAAGAATCAATCTTTCATTATTCCTAATTATACCTGGTGGGGCGGAATCTATTATAAAATAGGTTTATCTGTATATGATTTCCTTGCCGGAAAATTAAGTTTGGGTAAAACGAAATACATCAGCAAATCAAAAACCATTGAAAAACTACCTACTATTGAACAAAATCACTTAGCAAGTGGCGTTGTTTACCAGGACGGACAGTTTGATGATGCAAGACTTGCGATCAACTTAACCCAGACCATTATTGAAAAAGGAGGAAGTGCAGTCAACTATGTAAAGGTTGTCAATCTTCTGAAGGATGGCAAGAATAAAATCATTGGTGTAGTCGCTGAAGATCAGTTCTCTAAGCAGCAATACCAAATTCATGGAAAAGTAGTCATCAATGCAACCGGTGTTTTCACGAATGACATCCTAAACATGAACAATCCTAAACATGGCAAAATGGTAGTACCAAGCCAGGGGATACACCTTGTATTGGATAAATCATTTTTGAAAAGTGATGATGCCATTATGATCCCAAAAACTTCTGATGGAAGGGTTCTATTTGTTGTGCCTTGGCATGACAGAGCATTGGTAGGAACTACAGATACTCTTTTGGAAAGTGAGAGCTTTGAACCTCGTGCTTTAGAAGAGGAAATCAATTTTGTTTTAAACACAGCAAGACAATACTTGTCTAAAAAACCAACCCGCGAAGATGTAAAATCTGTTTTTGCCGGGCTCCGTCCTCTTGCTGCTCCGAAAGATGGAAGTAAGAACACCAAGGAAGTTTCCCGAAGCCATAAAGTGATTGCTTCCGATACAGGATTGGTTTCCATCATCGGCGGAAAGTGGACCACTTACCGTAAAATGGCTGAAGATACTATTGACAAAGCCATGCAGGTACACAAACTAGGTAATACCACTTCTAAGACAGAAAATATGTCTATTCACGGAAATGTAAAACCAGAGCAAGTAGACAGAACCAATCATTTATATGTATACGGATCTGACATTCCTGCTATAAAAGCTTTACAGGAAAGTAATCCACGTTTTTCACAAAAAATACATCCAGACCATCCATTCACCGTAGCGGAAGTAGTTTGGGCAGCGAGAAATGAAATGGCGGAAACCATTGAAGATGTACTGGCAAGAAGAGCACGCCTGTTATTCCTGGATGCAAGAGCAGCTATAGACAGTGCCCATAATGTAGCAAGAATTATTGCTGAAGAGAAAGGATATTCTGAAGAATGGGCTCAGGAACAGGAAAATGAATTCATCGAATTGGCAAAAGGATATTTACTAACTCCTTATTCACCTAAAGTTATCAACCTTAATTAA
- the glpK gene encoding glycerol kinase GlpK produces the protein MNEKLILALDQGTTSSRAILFNHSGEIKYVSQKDFRQIFPTPGWVEHDPNEIWSSQISVAAEIIAKAGISGLEVAAIGITNQRETTIVWDKETGEPIYNAIVWQDRRTSKYCDELKEQGHAEIIKEKTGLVLDAYFSATKLKWILDNVDGAREKAEAGKLCFGTVDTWLVWKLTRGKMFITDVSNASRTMLLNIHTLEWDNDLLELFNIPKAILPEVKQSSEVYGETATTLFSTKIPIAGIAGDQQAALFGQMCINPGMVKNTYGTGCFLLMNTGKEAVSSKNNLLTTVAWKINGEVNYALEGSVFVGGAAIQWLRDGLKLIHSSDEVNNLAASVEDNGGVYFVPALTGLGAPHWDQYARGTIVGITRGTTDAHIARATLEGIAFQVYDIVKSMEADSGRASLELRVDGGASASNLLMQIQSDLFGFKITRPKTLETTALGAAYLAGLAVGYWKNIDEIQEQWIVDKDFHPQLEKEKVDAMVHSWNKAVSRAQSWIED, from the coding sequence ATGAATGAAAAGTTAATCCTCGCTTTGGATCAGGGAACTACTTCCTCCAGAGCGATTCTATTCAACCATAGCGGAGAGATCAAATATGTATCTCAAAAAGATTTCAGACAAATCTTCCCTACTCCAGGCTGGGTAGAACATGATCCGAACGAAATCTGGTCATCACAGATCTCTGTTGCTGCAGAAATTATTGCCAAAGCAGGCATTTCCGGACTGGAAGTAGCGGCTATTGGAATTACCAACCAGCGTGAAACAACAATAGTTTGGGATAAAGAAACCGGAGAACCTATTTATAATGCTATTGTATGGCAAGACAGAAGGACCTCCAAATATTGTGATGAACTGAAAGAACAAGGCCACGCAGAAATCATCAAAGAAAAAACAGGTCTTGTATTAGATGCTTATTTCTCGGCAACCAAATTAAAATGGATCCTGGACAATGTTGATGGAGCAAGAGAAAAAGCGGAAGCCGGAAAATTATGTTTTGGAACTGTTGATACTTGGCTTGTATGGAAGTTAACCCGCGGGAAAATGTTCATTACGGATGTTTCGAATGCCAGCAGAACCATGCTTTTGAATATCCATACATTGGAATGGGATAATGATCTATTGGAACTATTCAATATTCCTAAAGCGATTCTTCCTGAGGTAAAACAAAGCAGTGAAGTATACGGTGAAACAGCTACTACTCTATTCTCTACCAAAATTCCGATTGCGGGAATTGCAGGAGATCAGCAGGCAGCCTTATTCGGACAAATGTGCATCAATCCAGGAATGGTAAAGAATACTTACGGAACAGGATGCTTCCTATTAATGAATACAGGAAAAGAAGCTGTTTCTTCAAAGAACAATCTTTTAACAACAGTTGCCTGGAAAATCAATGGAGAGGTTAACTATGCCTTAGAAGGAAGTGTATTTGTAGGTGGTGCTGCTATTCAATGGCTGAGAGACGGCCTTAAACTTATTCATTCTTCTGATGAAGTGAATAATCTGGCTGCATCTGTTGAAGATAACGGCGGTGTTTACTTCGTGCCTGCCCTTACAGGCTTAGGTGCTCCACACTGGGACCAATATGCCCGAGGTACTATCGTAGGAATTACCCGTGGTACGACTGATGCCCATATTGCAAGAGCTACTTTGGAAGGCATTGCATTTCAGGTATATGATATTGTAAAATCTATGGAAGCAGATTCCGGAAGAGCGAGTCTTGAACTGAGAGTAGATGGTGGTGCTTCAGCAAGCAACTTGTTGATGCAGATACAGTCTGACCTTTTCGGGTTTAAAATCACAAGACCAAAAACATTAGAAACAACAGCATTAGGAGCAGCTTATTTAGCAGGCCTTGCAGTAGGATATTGGAAAAATATTGACGAAATCCAGGAACAATGGATTGTAGACAAAGATTTCCATCCTCAATTGGAAAAAGAAAAAGTAGATGCCATGGTTCATTCATGGAACAAAGCGGTATCCCGTGCTCAAAGCTGGATAGAAGATTAA
- a CDS encoding MIP/aquaporin family protein yields the protein MTPFIAEVIGTMLLILLGNGVVANVVLKDTKGNNSGWIVITTAWALAVFVGVTVAGPVSGAHLNPAVTIGLAVAGKFSWDLVPSYIAAQMIGGMLGAFLVWLFHKDHFAITEDEGAKLACFSTGPAIRKVSSNLISEIIGTFVLVFVIFHFSDPSINLQADPHAKVGLGSVGAIPVTFLVWVIGLSLGGTTGYAINPARDLAPRIMHAILPVKGSSDWSYAWIPVIGPVVGAVIAALLFITLK from the coding sequence ATGACTCCATTTATCGCAGAAGTGATCGGAACGATGCTTCTAATTTTGTTAGGCAACGGTGTTGTAGCCAATGTTGTCTTGAAGGATACCAAAGGAAATAATTCCGGTTGGATTGTTATTACCACTGCCTGGGCATTAGCCGTTTTTGTAGGGGTAACTGTTGCGGGGCCTGTAAGTGGCGCTCATTTGAATCCGGCTGTTACCATTGGGTTAGCTGTTGCAGGAAAATTTTCCTGGGATCTGGTTCCGTCTTATATTGCGGCTCAGATGATTGGAGGTATGTTGGGAGCATTCTTAGTTTGGCTTTTTCATAAGGATCATTTTGCTATTACGGAAGACGAAGGAGCAAAACTGGCTTGTTTCAGTACAGGTCCTGCTATCCGAAAAGTTTCATCGAACCTTATCAGTGAAATTATCGGAACATTTGTACTGGTATTTGTTATTTTCCACTTTTCAGATCCAAGCATTAATTTACAGGCGGATCCTCATGCAAAAGTTGGATTAGGTTCAGTGGGAGCCATTCCTGTAACATTTCTTGTATGGGTGATCGGGCTTTCCTTGGGAGGAACTACTGGCTATGCCATTAACCCTGCCAGAGATCTTGCTCCAAGAATCATGCATGCCATTCTTCCGGTAAAAGGAAGCAGTGATTGGAGCTATGCGTGGATTCCAGTGATAGGTCCTGTTGTAGGTGCTGTTATTGCTGCGTTATTATTCATAACATTAAAATAA
- a CDS encoding low affinity iron permease family protein yields the protein MDHKNNNLFEKFSNWAVKFTGSQYAFIGATFVVLAWAVTGPFFNYSETWQLVINTGTTIITFLMVFLIQKAQNKDSKAIQIKLNELIAAHEKASNRIVDIEDLTEAELDQLHHYYENLAQFAKKDIDIHTSHSIDVAQINQNYKHEFFKRKHEEWLQKQEQQKKESQ from the coding sequence ATGGATCACAAGAATAATAATCTTTTTGAAAAATTTTCGAACTGGGCTGTTAAATTTACAGGTAGCCAGTATGCTTTTATTGGAGCAACATTTGTGGTTTTGGCCTGGGCGGTTACGGGACCTTTTTTTAATTATTCAGAAACCTGGCAGTTGGTTATCAATACGGGAACTACCATTATTACCTTTCTCATGGTTTTTCTCATTCAGAAAGCTCAGAATAAAGATTCAAAAGCTATACAGATTAAACTTAACGAACTCATTGCAGCCCATGAAAAGGCAAGCAACAGGATTGTAGATATTGAAGACCTTACTGAAGCAGAATTAGATCAGCTTCATCATTATTATGAAAATCTGGCCCAATTTGCTAAAAAAGATATAGATATTCATACTTCCCATTCCATAGATGTTGCACAGATCAACCAAAATTATAAGCATGAATTCTTTAAAAGGAAACATGAAGAATGGCTTCAAAAACAGGAACAACAAAAAAAGGAATCACAATGA